A single Acropora palmata chromosome 5, jaAcrPala1.3, whole genome shotgun sequence DNA region contains:
- the LOC141881628 gene encoding uncharacterized protein LOC141881628 has translation MLLLDVTVRRDEVVLWILNLNCCQKRCMRKLSFDDIRHAEVQFNERQQTGKRNLVLEFLHNHSQINDSGEYETEFFVRGKSVCREAWLLAHNMNKETFRRILNKFKDGVLVLEHGNKGKGTVMPKTAECISWLQFFVNSIGDHQPNKGCIHLPSCFGRIDIYKKMMEENTALNLPTVSLSHFYNIWEKHFTHVLIPKENRFTKCTDCTKYKQEKERTMDKARRAEIDGLLKLHLELVWQERRAYYLHRYKTRKYPERYMTSIADGMDQHTTNVPKLIRISKAMSALATVGTHLVGCIVHSGQSAHGKEVYGSFDYYQFPHDANLTMTVLLDVLVYWTNNYLLPPILYLQFHNCVRENKNRYMFALLALLVEKKIFDKIRVNFLPVGHTHEDIDAFFGVFSKFLDKCDVYVVEDLLQALSSCMSNPSPQPYQMAVVYDIRSWVEDYAEELHAHTVPKCFKFKCNDAGKAEMYYRNWSHEEWQGPVIILKSVPTGQPKLVTPSLAKSDVDALRRDIPRYQHNMPKEASDTWEKWLHQLDELTFVPASYCCPIEKLAKSARTEPAPPTSLIAPDLLELRERETQQTQEIYTGRYRNPRERRDRVEVTDNFLENLHAACFVAVFLENYDKMPVLGKVISVGETHFKIHYWKGSYGGKWSPQNIPRRRTEPWLEDLPKSCIVCCDFHLTEDNRLMPSTKTFLKNRYTVLRDNV, from the exons ATGCTACTTCTAGATGTAACTGTGAGAAGAGATGAAGTTGTTTTATGGATTCTCAACCTGAACTGCTGTCAAAAGAGGTGTATGCGGAAGTTGTCTTTTGATGATATTCGGCATGCTGAAGTTCAGTTCAATGAAAGACAACAGACTGGTAAAAGAAACCTGGTGTTAGagttcctgcataatcacagcCAGATCAATGACAGTGGAGAATATGAAACTGAATTCTTCGTTAGGGGAAAGAGTGTATGCAGAGAAGCATGGCTTCTAGCTCACAACATGAATAAAGAAACTTTTCGTAGAATTCTCAACAAGTTCAAGGATGGTGTCTTAGTTTTGGAACATGGGAACAAAGGAAAGGGCACAGTGATGCCTAAGACTGCTGAATGTATTTCTTGGCTTCAGTTCTTTGTTAACTCTATTGGTGACCACCAGCCCAACAAAGGATGCATTCACCTGCCATCATGTTTTGGTAGGATTGACATATACAAGAAGATGATGGAAGAGAATACTGCATTGAATCTGCCAACTGTGTCTCTTTCCCATTTCTACAATATCTGGGAAAAACATTTCACCCATGTTCTCATACCAAAG GAAAACCGTTTTACTAAATGCACAGACTGtacaaaatataaacaagagaaagagagaacTATGGACAAAGCCAGGAGAGCAGAAATTGATGGTTTGCTGAAGCTTCATCTTGAACTGGTTTG GCAGGAAAGAAGAGCTTACTACCTTCATCggtacaaaacaagaaaatatccTGAACGTTATATGACCAGCATTGCAGATGGCATGGATCAACATACCACCAATGTACCAAAACTGATAAGGATAAGCAAAGCCATGTCTGCCCTCGCCACTGTTGGCACCCATCTTGTTGGTTGTATTGTACATAGTGGCCAGTCAGCACATGGAAAAGAAGTTTATGGATCCTTTGATTATTACCAATTCCCACATGATGCTAACCTAACCATGACTGTACTTCTGGATGTGCTGGTATATTGGACAAATAATTACTTACTGCCTCCCATCTTGTATCTCCAGTTTCACAACTGTGtgcgagaaaacaaaaaccggTACATGTTTGCCCTTCTTGCACTTCTTGTTGAAAAGAAGATTTTTGATAAG ataagAGTAAATTTTCTGCCTGTTGGACATACCCATGAAGACATCGATGCATTCTTTGGAGTCTTCTCAAAGTTTTTGGACAAGTGTGATGTATATGTTGTTGAAG atttgctCCAGGCATTGTCATCATGTATGAGTAATCCCTCTCCACAGCCATATCAGATGGCAGTTGTGTATGATATACGATCATGGGTTGAGGACTATGCAGAGGAATTGCATGCTCATACAGTTccaaaatgtttcaagtttAAGTGCAATGATGCTGGGAAAGCTGAGATGTATTACAGAAACTGGAGCCATGAAGAGTGGCAGGGGCCAGTCATTATCCTGAAG tcTGTACCCACTGGACAGCCTAAACTAGTCACTCCATCTCTTGCAAAGTCGGATGTTGATGCTTTGAGAAGAGACATTCCTAGGTATCAACACAACATGCCAAAGGAAGCATCTGATACTTGGGAAAAGTGGTTGCATCAACTGGATGAACTTACATTTGTTCCTGCAAGTTACTGTTGCCCAATagaaaaattagcaaaatcaGCGAGGACAGAACCAGCCCCTCCCACCTCCCTTATCGCGCCTGATTTGTTAGAGTTGCGAGAAAGAGAGACTCAGCAAACTCAAGAG ATATACACTGGACGTTATAGGAACCCACGGGAAAGAAGAGATCGAGTGGAAGTGACAGATAACTTTCTGGAAAATTTACATGCTGCTTGTTTTGTGGCagtatttttggaaaattatgataaaatgCCAGTGCTTGGAAAAGTAATATCTGTCGGGgaaacacattttaaaattcattacTGGAAAGGGTCATATGGTGGAAAATGGTCACCTCAAAATATTCCTCGAAGAAGAACAGAGCCTTGGCTTGAGGATTTGCCAAAATCCTGCATTGTTTGCTGTGATTTTCACCTCACAGAAGACAACAGACTAATGCCATCAActaaaacatttcttaaaaatagGTACACTGTTCTCAGAGATAATGTGTAA
- the LOC141881631 gene encoding uncharacterized protein LOC141881631, translating to MIIFSPDLNRVEQATIAKLPNFRGAFLAVGDAYDDCEIALSMIRLTSKLNFTKTTSFNLVLFVNVDSVRMVKERMMGEGAVDTQTAHFYVKNSHQSRDRTGPY from the exons ATGATTATCTTTTCCCCAGATTTGAACAGGGTGGAACAGGCTACAATAGCAAAGTTGCCCAATTTTCGTGGAGCATTTTTGGCTGTTGGGGATGCTTATGATGACTGTGAG ATTGCTTTAAGCATGATTAGACTTACATCCAAGCTGAATTTCACGAAGACAACTTCATTCAACCTTGTGTTGTTTGTGAATGTGGACAGTGTAAGGATGGTGAAAGAAAGGATGATGGGAGAGGGAGCAGTGGACACCCAAACAGCCCACTTCTATGTTAAGAATAGTCATCAAAGCAGAGACCGAACAG GCCCTTATTGA